The Colletotrichum destructivum chromosome 7, complete sequence genome contains the following window.
AAATGGAACCGCGAATTGCCGGACGAGTTGCGCTTCGACCCTGCGCGCTTAAGCATCAGTCGCGAGAGCGTCAGCACTTTCGCTCATTACTACCAGTGTATCAACATGACCGCGAGGCCGCTGCTCTTCCATGTCGTCCAGAAACGGTTACAGAGGATTCGCAGCAGCGACGATCCCGGAGAGAAGGAGCGGGACTGGAAAGAGGGATTGTCGCAGACGACGGTTAGGGTTATTGACATGTGTATTGGTGCGGCACAAGACTCGATCAACATCATGACTGTTGCAGCGCAGAGAGACCTCGTCGGTAGGTGACACACATTAGGGACATACCGGTTTCTATACTATGATACTGACTATCGTAACTCCAGCAACATATGGATACATGGACGGAGAGCATGTCTTCTCGGCTTCGATAGTTCTCGTCATGGTTTGCGTTGCATTTCCTACCGACGCTTCCAACATCCTGGCCATGAATGCCGGGCTCGATCTCCTGAAAGGGATGGGAGAACGTGGGAACAGTTACATGGGGGCCCGGTACGAGCTCCTCGCCAACCTGCGCCCTACTGCCATGTCAGGAAACAATGCCCAGCCTGAGCACTTGCCTCCATTCCCGACAAGCTTCTCGCCCACGGGCTCGATGATGCCGACAGGGCCTGACTCCACACAGGTTTCCACCATTCCAGCAACGATGGGAGACGGCCACGGCAATCTTACCACAATGCAAGGGATCATCAGCCAGCGAGTGACGTTTCCAGTGGTTGACAACAGCTCGCTCGGCGAGCCCTTTTACGATGAGAGCGTGAGCACGGTAATGGACTTTGGGCTGTGGGAGGAGGGCTTCGCCGACCCAGCCATGGACGCGAGCTTCGATTTTTCGCAATGGACACAAACGGCTGGCATGACTCAAGCCGATGATAGGATGGATGTGTAACGCATTTTACTGAGCAACAATACCGAATCATATTCGCAAGTTTGTCTGGGATATTGAACGAAAGAATAACAGACTCTGATTGGCGTGGTTTATCTGTATGCAACCGAATTGTACTATTCCGACGGGGGTCCTCGGGGCTGATTGAGGTCATGCATGAGTCAACCCTCGACGCGTCGGACAACGTGCCCGAGGACATCATCCTGATATTGTGCCCGAATGGGAAATGAGCAGCGGAACGGCACCAGCAATCTAGAAGAGCCAGGACAGGCGAAAATAACTCGGTGTCTGACGACCAGGCTTAAGGCTTTACGAACGGTTGGGATCTCGCTTGAGCCAAGCTCACGAAATCCCTTTTGAACTTGAAGTTGGTTCAATCTTAGGATGATGGTGCATGATAGGGACGCCTCCCCGAGCCGGTCGGTGGGCCCGCGCTATCTGCGCTGTTGTCTGATTGTGGGAACTTCCCCCGCACATATCAGGGGTCGGTGAGGACCTCCGATCTCGTGGTTTGCCGTGGACAAGCTGTGCAAGAAGACGCCAGCCAAGGAGTAGTTCTCCGCATGTGTCCCCCGCGATGTTACGTCTGATGCCGGGAACCAATGTGCCGCATGCGTGCCAGTAACGCAGCTTGGCAAGAGATAGCACAGGAGCAGGCCCGCTGGTTACTGTCGCCTCCTCTCCATCATGTCGCATGTTTGATCGAGGATAAAGAGGCATGTTCCCCGTCCTGATTCTTGACGTGCCGGGTTGGCAAACAATTTTGAGCTACGATAATTTTACGTAGAGTCGGAAGCGACCGTTGAGAGCTCGGTAGTTATTGAACTAAACCGAAATTGTCCTTGAAAGGTGGTTCACGAAACCCCAAGGAAAGACACCCGCACTCAGCCATGACTGCGATCACAACGTCCGGTGATGCCtccggcggcgccacggAAAAGGGACTCGGGAGCGACTTTGACCGCGCCGAGTCCAACAACGGGACGCTGGCGATAGAATCGCTAGACGCCGCAGCAGAGCAAAAGCTCCTCCTCAAGGTTGGTTAATGCTCACAGCCTTTCATTGTTGGCCATGTATTCTCCCATAAGAGACGCTGACCTTTGCTCGTCGGGGGGTTGTGATTACTAGCTCGACGCGTACTTTGTCCCGATCATCATGGTTGTCTACCTCACCTGCTTCCTCGACCGCACCAACATCGGCAATGTCCGGGTCGCCGGCATGCCCGAGGACATCGGTGCCTCGACGCAAGAGTTCtcgacggccatctccaTTTTTTACGCGACCTACGTCGCCTTCGAGCCGCCTTGGACCGTCATGATGAAGCGCATTACCCCGCGCGTCCTCCTGACCGGCCTGTGTATCGTCTGGTCGCTCTCGACCGTCTTCTCGGGCTTCATCCACAACATCGAGGGCCTCTACGCCGtgcgcctcgtcctcggcgcctgCGAGGCCGGCCTGTTCCCGGCCCTGAACCTGTACCTGACCATGGTTTACAAGCGTGAGGAGCAGGCCAAGAGGGTGTCGTACCTGTTCGTGTGCTCGGCCATCGCGGGCGCCTTTGGGGGTTTGCTCGCGTACGCGCTGCTGAAGATGGACGGCATCGCTGGCTACGCCGGATGGAGATGGGTTTTCATCATTGAAGGAGTTGTCAGCATCCTCATCGCGCCGATTCTCTGGTTCGGGTTGCCCAACGACCCGTCCGAGGCGTACTTCCTGACCgatgaggagaagaggatgatgaagatTAGGGCTGCGCAGCGTGCCCAATACATGGGCAGCGACGAGTTCAGCTGGGAGGAGATCAAGATCGAGCTCCGCGACCCGAAGCTTTACTTGAGGTATGTCGTTGGCGCAGAGAGGGGCGCAGATGGAACTCTGCATACATGATATGATACTGATCCTTCGTAATAGCGGTGCCATCCAGTTCTGCCAGGACATCCTGCTCTACGGCTTCAGCACTTTCCTGCCCTCTATCATCGTCAGCATGGGTCGGACGAGCATGGAGGCGCAGTACCTCAGCAtccccgtcttcctcttcggcgccgtcgccttccTGTCCATGGCCTACGTGTCGGACCGCATGCTCGTTCGCGGGCCGCTCGTCTTCCTGGCCAACATCcccggcatcgtcggctaCATTCTCATCATCTGTCCGACGAGCGGCGGTGTCAAGTTCTTCGGCACCTTCCTGTGCGCTGTCGCCGTCTACAACGGGCCGGGGCTCAACCTGACGTGGCTCAACGTCAATGTCGCGCCGCAATACCGCCGCGCCACGGCCATTGGAATGCAG
Protein-coding sequences here:
- a CDS encoding Putative major facilitator superfamily, MFS transporter superfamily produces the protein MTAITTSGDASGGATEKGLGSDFDRAESNNGTLAIESLDAAAEQKLLLKLDAYFVPIIMVVYLTCFLDRTNIGNVRVAGMPEDIGASTQEFSTAISIFYATYVAFEPPWTVMMKRITPRVLLTGLCIVWSLSTVFSGFIHNIEGLYAVRLVLGACEAGLFPALNLYLTMVYKREEQAKRVSYLFVCSAIAGAFGGLLAYALLKMDGIAGYAGWRWVFIIEGVVSILIAPILWFGLPNDPSEAYFLTDEEKRMMKIRAAQRAQYMGSDEFSWEEIKIELRDPKLYLSGAIQFCQDILLYGFSTFLPSIIVSMGRTSMEAQYLSIPVFLFGAVAFLSMAYVSDRMLVRGPLVFLANIPGIVGYILIICPTSGGVKFFGTFLCAVAVYNGPGLNLTWLNVNVAPQYRRATAIGMQQAIGNCAGIVAGQIYREAPYLLGNAISVGALGVAQLLVVGKWFYIRHCNEMKRKIASGEMEDKRKVKTGDWELDFHYHL